The window GCCTGATTATTATATTTGAAATAATTTGTGGACCACTCCCTTAAAAGGGGAAAATCGATGTTATTAGTCACAAATATAATTGAAACCACTTTATTCTCATTGTACTCAAAGTCAAAAAGTTTGCTGATATCTCCCACTATATCCTCTGTTACCCCTGAGATATCATCTATGGCAACTATCAGCTTTTGACCATCGGCTAAGAGATCTGCACCATATTGGGCAATTGCCTTAAGCATATCAAACTTGTTACCATCAGGGGCAACACCCATCTGTTTTAAAACAGATCTTAAAAAAGTTTCGCTATTTTCACAAAAATGATCTACGACAATCAGCTTTATACCTTGGACAAACTTGTCGAGATGTTTAATAAAACGGGTCTTTCCTGCCCCAGATTCACCAGTAAGGCATATAAGGGAAACATTATCTTTAATATACTTACCTATAAGCTCATAACACTCTTTTCTACTGTCAGATAGAAAATAATCATTCAGCTTTTCCATATCATGTTAATTTATATCAAAAAATTATGATAATCAATATAAATTTAACTCTAAAGCCACTTTTTTAGGATATCATTGATTTTATATAAAAAAGTTTTTATTATATCTATATGCAGAGAATAGGAGAAGTAATAAGTTTAGAAGTTTTCAACGAAAATGTAAACACCCTTGTCCTTATAATCAAACATTGGAAAAGAATTATGGGGGATTTTATAGGGGAAAATTCATTACCTATAAAACTTACAGATGGAAAACTAACGGTAATTGTCCCGGATAATATCTGGATGATGGAATTTACAATGATGAAACAGGATTTTGTTCAGAGGTTAGCTGATTTTGGATACGGTGGTGTGAAAGATATCAAATTTGTTGTAAAAAAATTCTCCCCGATAAAAGAGGAACCTTTCACACCCAAACCTGTTACTGATGATATGCTAAGAATGGTTAAGGAATGTTCAAAACCTATAAAAGATGAGAATCTTAAGGGAAGTTTTGAAAAAGCTTTTTTAAGCTGGCTTAGATCATTGTGATTTAGATTTACTTCTCTTTTTTGAGCTTTTCAATTTTCTTTTTTGTTCCGCAAGGTCTTTTCTTTCATTTGCAATCTGTTCTTTACGGAACTTCATCTCTTTCTTAAGGAACTCCAGTTCATCATTTTTTGTTTTATTACAAGTACGGATCTCTTTTTTATTTTTTGCTCTGTTGATACACTCATTGGCATTATTCATGATGGTTGTTTTACGGTTATTCTCTTCTATATGAAGATTTTTTTCTATCTCCACAAGCTCTTTTTCCCTGTTTAGTATTTTTAGCAATTTCTCATCCTCAGCATGAGAAAGAGTGAAAGAAACAATAACAAAGAACAACAATATCACAATCCTCATCGTTCCCTCCAACACTCTTTTAGTATATAATACCAGATGATGAGCAAATTTCAACAACTATCTTTTACCATAGTTTTTCTCTATCCAGCGCTTATATTCACCTGATTTAACATGTGATACCCAGTCAGTATTGTTGAGATACCAATCTACCGTTTTACTTAACCCCTCTTCAAAGTCAACGCTTTGCCTCCAACCCAGTTCCCTTTTTATCTTATCACAGTTTATCGCATATCTACGATCATGGCCCGGCCTATCTTTAACAAAGGTAATCAATCTTTTGTAATAATCCCTGGGTTTACCAGTCTTTGTAGCTACTATTTCACATAATCGATGAACGAGATCTATATTTGTCCATTCGTTTTCACCGCCGATATTGTATGTCTCCCCTACGCTACCATCAGTAACAATTTTCCATACAGCACTACAATGATCCTCCACATAAAGCCAGTCCCTGACATTCTTGCCATCCCCATACACCGGTAAAGGTTTTTCATCGAGCATATTCAGTATCATGAGAGGGATCAACTTCTCCGGAAAATGATATGGACCATAATTATTTGAGCAGTTTGAAATGGTGATAGGTAAACCATATGTATGAAAAAATGCCCTCACCAGATGATCCGATGCAGCTTTTGAAGCTGAATAGGGGCTTCTGGGATCATAGGGTGTAGTTTCATAAAAATAGCCCGTCTCCCCTAAGCTACCATAAACCTCATCAGTAGAGATATGATGAAACCTTATAAACTTATTTGGAGAGTCAACCCACCTTTTCTTCGCCACATCAAGGAGAACAAAGGTACCATGCACATTTGTCCTAACAAACTCCTCTGGCCCTAAAATCGACCTATCCACATGACTTTCCGCAGCAAAATGAACAACAATATTTATTTTATACTTTTCAAATATATGTTCCACTTTTTGTCTATCGCATATATCACCATGTTCAAAAAAGTAGCTTGTACCCCCATAGGTCTCAGCTATATCTTTCAAGTTCATAAGGTTACCAGCGTATGTGAGAAGATCTAAATTTACTACCACCCCTTTAAACCCAACTTTTTCAAACAGATATCTGATAAAGTTACTACCAATAAAACCTGCTCCACCCGTAACTAACATTCTGTAGTCTTCAAAACTCATATTAACTCCTTCAAATACCTTTCTAACGCATCCCTCCAGTGGGGTAGTCTTTTAAAGCCTTTTTCATCTAATATTCTTTTAGAAAGTTTAGAGTTTTTAGGTCTATTAGCCTTTGCTATATATTCATTGGAACTTATTGGTACTACCCTCACATTTCTGTTGGCTAACTTAAAGATCTCCGATGCAAATTCATACCAACTACAAAAACCTTCATTTGTGGCGTGATAAATACCATACCTATCAGTCTGTATCATCTCACAGATCAAAATAGCCAGATCTGCAGTATAGGTGGGAGATCCTATCTGATCTGCGACAACCCTTATCTCATTTTTTGTTTCTGCTAATTTTAACATCGTTTTTACAAAATTATGCCCATTTAATCCAAATACCCATGATGTCCTGATGATAAAATACTTTTCAAGAATATCCCTTACTATCTTCTCCCCTTCTGCTTTAGTAAAACCATAATAGTTTATAGGAGAAGTTGGATCGTGGACTTCAAAGGGGCTTTCCCCTTGCCCATCAAAAACATAATCAGTACTTATATAACACAATGTGGCATCAATCCTTTTACAAACTTCTGCAATATACCTGGTCCCATTAACATTTACATTATAACATATATCTTTTTCATCTTCAGCTTTATCTACAGCGGTATAGGCCGAACAATGTACCACCAGATCTGGGTTAACCCCTTTTATGAAATCTTCAGTTTGTTGCTTATCAGTGATATCAAACTCATCTACATCCACACCAATGACCTCGATACCCAATTCTTTTAATCTCTTTACCACATCATAACCCAATTGCCCCTTAACTCCTGTAACGAGAACCTTTATGGTAAAGTTCAGATCGCTATCTCTAAGAAAAGGTGCATTTTTATCTTTATCAGATAAAATGGGATCCTTTGTACCCCACTGAACATTGATCTCCGGGTCATCGTACCTTATAGTTCTGTCATATTCTTTAGAATAGTATTCATCCACTTTATACTGTATCTCCACATTATCCGTCAACGCAACAAAGCCATGCCCAAACCCTTTGGGGATGAATATCTGTCTTCTGTTTTCATCGCTTAACTCCACCGAAATCCATTGCTTGTATGTATTTGATCCTTTTCTAAGATCCACAACGACATCAAGGATTCTTCCCCTTATACACCTTACCAACTTCGACTGGGCTTTTGGATTGTTTTGAAAATGTATCCCTCGTAATACACCCTTGTGGGCAGAAAAAGAGTGGTTATCCTGAACAAAATCTACAGCAATACCATGTTGTAAAAACCGCTCTTTATTATAACTTTCTGTGAACCAACCCCTATTATCACCATAATACTCAGTCTCTATGATTTTAACGCCTCTTAACTTCGTATCTAAAACTTTCATCTACTAATACCTAATTCTACCTTCAGCCACTTTCTTGAGGTGCTCACCATAGGGTGACTTGCCATACCTATTAGCAGACTCCAACAAAACAGCTTTATCTATCCACCCCTGATGATACGCTATCTCC of the Calditerrivibrio sp. genome contains:
- a CDS encoding DUF721 domain-containing protein yields the protein MQRIGEVISLEVFNENVNTLVLIIKHWKRIMGDFIGENSLPIKLTDGKLTVIVPDNIWMMEFTMMKQDFVQRLADFGYGGVKDIKFVVKKFSPIKEEPFTPKPVTDDMLRMVKECSKPIKDENLKGSFEKAFLSWLRSL
- the rfbB gene encoding dTDP-glucose 4,6-dehydratase; translation: MSFEDYRMLVTGGAGFIGSNFIRYLFEKVGFKGVVVNLDLLTYAGNLMNLKDIAETYGGTSYFFEHGDICDRQKVEHIFEKYKINIVVHFAAESHVDRSILGPEEFVRTNVHGTFVLLDVAKKRWVDSPNKFIRFHHISTDEVYGSLGETGYFYETTPYDPRSPYSASKAASDHLVRAFFHTYGLPITISNCSNNYGPYHFPEKLIPLMILNMLDEKPLPVYGDGKNVRDWLYVEDHCSAVWKIVTDGSVGETYNIGGENEWTNIDLVHRLCEIVATKTGKPRDYYKRLITFVKDRPGHDRRYAINCDKIKRELGWRQSVDFEEGLSKTVDWYLNNTDWVSHVKSGEYKRWIEKNYGKR
- the rfbD gene encoding dTDP-4-dehydrorhamnose reductase; amino-acid sequence: MKVLDTKLRGVKIIETEYYGDNRGWFTESYNKERFLQHGIAVDFVQDNHSFSAHKGVLRGIHFQNNPKAQSKLVRCIRGRILDVVVDLRKGSNTYKQWISVELSDENRRQIFIPKGFGHGFVALTDNVEIQYKVDEYYSKEYDRTIRYDDPEINVQWGTKDPILSDKDKNAPFLRDSDLNFTIKVLVTGVKGQLGYDVVKRLKELGIEVIGVDVDEFDITDKQQTEDFIKGVNPDLVVHCSAYTAVDKAEDEKDICYNVNVNGTRYIAEVCKRIDATLCYISTDYVFDGQGESPFEVHDPTSPINYYGFTKAEGEKIVRDILEKYFIIRTSWVFGLNGHNFVKTMLKLAETKNEIRVVADQIGSPTYTADLAILICEMIQTDRYGIYHATNEGFCSWYEFASEIFKLANRNVRVVPISSNEYIAKANRPKNSKLSKRILDEKGFKRLPHWRDALERYLKELI